The following are from one region of the Quercus robur chromosome 1, dhQueRobu3.1, whole genome shotgun sequence genome:
- the LOC126691518 gene encoding uncharacterized protein LOC126691518, whose product MSMTQFAMVEELAFLVKDNLPSKHLVLSVEEALVSFIQDDTSSDGVLELEPMNAYNRLLLHRLSEIFGFSHTSVGEGDDRHLVLERCSDTSIPSILVSDILWQYEEPQSPIMSHQLLRRTEALPALKTNIPSFQHSLEERRADYFAARNRIFSVDSGDVNEPDKRKPRNVPMVARRMIAHALGHRINPNNQIATIRDCKKHCGQTDALEASQQTIFSSHQNMNFYGRVKSNDKNSSGLSLSKSNTPQKLNDKISPHVSISQNGSSGNGVDKDYLKKEHLGAAKRMFANALGLQSGKDGFISKGNNVKYANTE is encoded by the exons ATGAGCATGACCCAATTCGCTATG GTTGAGGAACTGGCTTTCCTTGTCAAGGACAATCTTCCTTCCAAGCATCTTGTTCTCTCAGTGGAAGAGGCCTTGGTCAGCTTCATTCAGGATGATACCAG TTCTGATGGTGTCCTGGAGTTGGAACCAATGAATGCGTATAACCGTCTTCTCTTGCATCGCCTTTCAGAAATATTTGg ATTTTCCCACACATCTGTTGGTGAAGGTGATGATCGGCACTTAGTTTTGGAGAGATGCTCAGATACATCAAT ACCTTCCATCCTTGTTAGTGACATTTTGTGGCAGTATGAAGAGCCTCAATCTCCAATAATGTCACATCAATTGTTGAGGAGAACAGAAGCTTTGCCAG CATTAAAGACAAATATACCCTCATTTCAACATTCACTTGAGGAGAGAAGAGCAGATTATTTTGCTGCTCGTAACCGAATATTTTCAGTGGATTCGGGAGATGTTAATGAACCTGACAAGCGGAAGCCACGAAATGTTCCCATGGTTGCTCGCCGAATGATTGCTCATGCCCTAGGCCACAGAATCAATCCAAACAATCAGATTGCTACTATTAGGGATTGCAAAAAGCATTGTGGGCAAACAGATGCATTGGAAGCATCTCAGCAGACTATTTTCTCATCACaccaaaatatgaatttttatgGTAGAGTGAAGAGCAATGATAAAAATTCAAGTGGATTATCATTAAGTAAAAGCAACACGCCCCAAAAGCTAAATGACAAGATTTCCCCGCATGTGAGCATATCTCAGAATGGAAGTAGTGGGAATGGAGTTGATAAAGACTACTTGAAAAAGGAGcatttgggagctgcaaagaGGATGTTTGCTAATGCCCTGGGATTGCAGTCCGGGAAGGATGGTTTTATTTCAAAAGGCAATAACGTAAAGTATGCTAACACGGAGTGA